AGGTCACCGTGCGCGCCGAGGAGCGGGAGGCCTGAGCCCCGAGCCCGGGCGGGTTGCTACAGCTGCTCCTGCCCGAGGGTCAGGATCGCGAGCAGCCGGCGATCGAGGTGGAGCGACGCGGTGAGGCCGAGGGTGCCGAACACGTCGGCGCACAGAGCGGCGACGCTCTCCGGGCTCAGGTGCAGCTGGGCCGCGATGGCCTTGTCGGACTGGCCCAGTGCGACGAGCTCGAGGACCCGGCGCTGCCGGTGGCTGAGCCGGTCGAGCCGGTCGGCGGCGACGGTGGTGAGCTCGATGGTGGACGTCCTTCGCGGGTGCATGACGGGTGACCACTAGTCCAGGAGCGAGCCGCGGTGGACGCCGCGGTACCGGCGGCGCAGACGGATCCGCCCGGGTGGCCGGGGCCGGGGGAGCTGCGGGAGGAGTGTGGCGGGGCGCAGATCCGCCAGGTCGAGCAGGACGGGGGCGTCCGGGTCCCCGGCGTCGTACCGACGCAGGATCTCGCGGACCGCGAGCTCGGTACGGCGCACCCGGACGTCGACCTCCCGGTCCTCGTCGAGCCCCGCGGCGGGCGATGCCGACGTCCACTGCCGCCCGTGGGTGCGGAGGGCCGCGACCAGTCCGGCCGGGCCGTCGAAGTGCGTGCGCCACTCCTCCCGCCAGGGCAGGGCGCCGCTCATGTCGACGGCGGCGACCGCCTCGACCACGCGGATGATGCGGCGGCGTTCGTGGATGCTCCAGGTCATGGGGGAGTCCTTCCGAGGAGTCGTGCGGGCAGGCGGGAGCGGATAGGGGAAGGAGGCGCCCGGCCGCGCCGGTGATACACCCGAAGCCGACGTATCAGCGGTACTGGCTCGCGGGTCCGATGTGCGGGACGATGCATCCGCAAGCTCTCGCGTGACGCGAAGGGGGTCGGGTGTGGACGTGGACTCACCGCTGCCGGCGCTCGTCTCCGCGGCGCGGGAAGGAGATCAGCATGCATGGGATGCGATCGTCGAGCGGTTCCTCCCGCTGGTGGACGCGATCATCCGGGGCCACCGCCTCGGCGAGGCCGACGGCGACGACGTCAGCCAGACCGTCTGGCTACGTCTCGTCGAGCACCTCGGTGACCTGCGCGAGCCGGCGGCGCTGCCCGGCTGGCTGCGGACGACGACCCGCAACGAGTGCCTGCGGCTGCTGGCGGCCCGGGGCCGGATCCGACCGGTCGACCCGCAGGACGCCACCGGCCTCGACGCCGTCGTCGACGACAGCGCCGGTGTGGGGCTGCTCGCCGCGGAGAGCCGACAGCTGCTCCGCGAGGCGCTCGCCGCGCTGCCCGAGGCACGCCGTGCGCTGCTCCTGCTGCTCCTCGCGGACCCGCCGGTCGGCTACCAGGAGATCAGCCGGCGCCTCGGCATCCCGGTCGGCAGCATCGGTCCGACCCGGGCGCGC
This region of Nocardioides sp. L-11A genomic DNA includes:
- a CDS encoding LuxR C-terminal-related transcriptional regulator; protein product: MHPRRTSTIELTTVAADRLDRLSHRQRRVLELVALGQSDKAIAAQLHLSPESVAALCADVFGTLGLTASLHLDRRLLAILTLGQEQL
- a CDS encoding sigma-70 family RNA polymerase sigma factor → MDSPLPALVSAAREGDQHAWDAIVERFLPLVDAIIRGHRLGEADGDDVSQTVWLRLVEHLGDLREPAALPGWLRTTTRNECLRLLAARGRIRPVDPQDATGLDAVVDDSAGVGLLAAESRQLLREALAALPEARRALLLLLLADPPVGYQEISRRLGIPVGSIGPTRARALDQLRRTPALRRLVEVTP